A genomic region of Miscanthus floridulus cultivar M001 chromosome 3, ASM1932011v1, whole genome shotgun sequence contains the following coding sequences:
- the LOC136541919 gene encoding chromatin remodeling protein EBS-like isoform X4, with amino-acid sequence MAKTKQGKRDVDAYTIKGTNKVVRVGDCVLMRPATTDKPPYVARVERMESDGRGGVRVRVRWYYRPEEAKGGRRPFHGAKELFLSDHFDTQSAHTIEGKCIVHSFKSYTKLDNVGPEDFYCRFDYKAATGAFTPDRVAVYCKCEMPYNPDDLMVQCEGCKDWFHPSCMGMTIEQAKKIDHYMCSDCAKENGAKRPSNSYPVSPNSDSKLFLSSHGSESRSESQPLRPRRDLFSSLIESKRRKR; translated from the exons ATGGCCAAGACGAAGCAAGGGAAGCGGGACGTCGACGCCTACACCATCAAGGGCACCAACAAGGTGGTCCGAG TGGGGGACTGCGTGCTGATGCGGCCGGCGACCACGGACAAGCCGCCGTACGTGGCGCGGGTGGAGCGGATGGAGTCGGACGGCCGCGGCGGCGTCCGGGTGCGGGTGCGCTGGTACTACCGCCCCGAGGAGGCCAAGGGCGGCCGCCGCCCTTTCCACGGCGCCAAGGAGCTCttcctctccgaccacttcgacaCGCAGAGCGCGCACACCATTGAGGGCAAGTGCATCGTTCACTCCTTCAAGAGCTACACCAAGCTCGACAACGTCGGCCCGGAGGACTTCTACTGCCGATTTGACTACAAGGCCGCCACCGGTGCATTCACCCCCGACCGTGTCGCAGT GTATTGCAAGTGTGAGATGCCGTACAACCCGGATGACCTCATGGTGCAGTGCGAAGGATGCAAGGACTG GTTCCATCCGTCTTGTATGGGAATGACCATTGAGCAAGCCAAAAAGATAGATCATTACATGTGCTCGGATTGTGCTAAAGAAAATGGTGCAAAGCGACCCTCAAATTCATACCCAGTTTCACCAAACTCTGATTCTAAG CTCTTCCTCTCTTCTCACGGTTCGGAGTCCAGATCGGAGAGCCAGCCCTTGCGACCAAGGCGAGACCTCTTCTCATCACTG ATTGAATCAAAGAGGCGCAAGAGATAA
- the LOC136541919 gene encoding chromatin remodeling protein EBS-like isoform X2, which produces MAKTKQGKRDVDAYTIKGTNKVVRVGDCVLMRPATTDKPPYVARVERMESDGRGGVRVRVRWYYRPEEAKGGRRPFHGAKELFLSDHFDTQSAHTIEGKCIVHSFKSYTKLDNVGPEDFYCRFDYKAATGAFTPDRVAVYCKCEMPYNPDDLMVQCEGCKDWFHPSCMGMTIEQAKKIDHYMCSDCAKENGAKRPSNSYPVSPNSDSKGRNPGVYDNWMDCHAQVNGFASNLYQRYKTWEEANRTWLLYKRHQDLATEIKAAIAETCKAPEKPPTVNCSKDLIIILLVVVVAVQMWLLFAK; this is translated from the exons ATGGCCAAGACGAAGCAAGGGAAGCGGGACGTCGACGCCTACACCATCAAGGGCACCAACAAGGTGGTCCGAG TGGGGGACTGCGTGCTGATGCGGCCGGCGACCACGGACAAGCCGCCGTACGTGGCGCGGGTGGAGCGGATGGAGTCGGACGGCCGCGGCGGCGTCCGGGTGCGGGTGCGCTGGTACTACCGCCCCGAGGAGGCCAAGGGCGGCCGCCGCCCTTTCCACGGCGCCAAGGAGCTCttcctctccgaccacttcgacaCGCAGAGCGCGCACACCATTGAGGGCAAGTGCATCGTTCACTCCTTCAAGAGCTACACCAAGCTCGACAACGTCGGCCCGGAGGACTTCTACTGCCGATTTGACTACAAGGCCGCCACCGGTGCATTCACCCCCGACCGTGTCGCAGT GTATTGCAAGTGTGAGATGCCGTACAACCCGGATGACCTCATGGTGCAGTGCGAAGGATGCAAGGACTG GTTCCATCCGTCTTGTATGGGAATGACCATTGAGCAAGCCAAAAAGATAGATCATTACATGTGCTCGGATTGTGCTAAAGAAAATGGTGCAAAGCGACCCTCAAATTCATACCCAGTTTCACCAAACTCTGATTCTAAG GGGAGAAATCCTGGTGTGTATGATAACTGGATGGATTGCCATGCACAAGTGAATGGCTTTGCAAGCAACCTGTACCAGAGATACAAAACTTGGGAGGAAGCAAACCGAACTTGGTTGCTGTACAAACGTCACCAAGATCTGGCCACAGAGATCAAAGCAGCTATAGCAGAAACTTGCAAAGCTCCAGAAAAGCCTCCCACTGTTAATTGCAGCAAAGATCTCATCATCATATTGCTGGTTGTAGTGGTTGCAGTCCAGATGTGGCTTCTGTTTGCTAAGTAG
- the LOC136541919 gene encoding chromatin remodeling protein EBS-like isoform X1, whose protein sequence is MAKTKQGKRDVDAYTIKGTNKVVRVGDCVLMRPATTDKPPYVARVERMESDGRGGVRVRVRWYYRPEEAKGGRRPFHGAKELFLSDHFDTQSAHTIEGKCIVHSFKSYTKLDNVGPEDFYCRFDYKAATGAFTPDRVAVYCKCEMPYNPDDLMVQCEGCKDWFHPSCMGMTIEQAKKIDHYMCSDCAKENGAKRPSNSYPVSPNSDSKLFLSSHGSESRSESQPLRPRRDLFSSLGRNPGVYDNWMDCHAQVNGFASNLYQRYKTWEEANRTWLLYKRHQDLATEIKAAIAETCKAPEKPPTVNCSKDLIIILLVVVVAVQMWLLFAK, encoded by the exons ATGGCCAAGACGAAGCAAGGGAAGCGGGACGTCGACGCCTACACCATCAAGGGCACCAACAAGGTGGTCCGAG TGGGGGACTGCGTGCTGATGCGGCCGGCGACCACGGACAAGCCGCCGTACGTGGCGCGGGTGGAGCGGATGGAGTCGGACGGCCGCGGCGGCGTCCGGGTGCGGGTGCGCTGGTACTACCGCCCCGAGGAGGCCAAGGGCGGCCGCCGCCCTTTCCACGGCGCCAAGGAGCTCttcctctccgaccacttcgacaCGCAGAGCGCGCACACCATTGAGGGCAAGTGCATCGTTCACTCCTTCAAGAGCTACACCAAGCTCGACAACGTCGGCCCGGAGGACTTCTACTGCCGATTTGACTACAAGGCCGCCACCGGTGCATTCACCCCCGACCGTGTCGCAGT GTATTGCAAGTGTGAGATGCCGTACAACCCGGATGACCTCATGGTGCAGTGCGAAGGATGCAAGGACTG GTTCCATCCGTCTTGTATGGGAATGACCATTGAGCAAGCCAAAAAGATAGATCATTACATGTGCTCGGATTGTGCTAAAGAAAATGGTGCAAAGCGACCCTCAAATTCATACCCAGTTTCACCAAACTCTGATTCTAAG CTCTTCCTCTCTTCTCACGGTTCGGAGTCCAGATCGGAGAGCCAGCCCTTGCGACCAAGGCGAGACCTCTTCTCATCACTG GGGAGAAATCCTGGTGTGTATGATAACTGGATGGATTGCCATGCACAAGTGAATGGCTTTGCAAGCAACCTGTACCAGAGATACAAAACTTGGGAGGAAGCAAACCGAACTTGGTTGCTGTACAAACGTCACCAAGATCTGGCCACAGAGATCAAAGCAGCTATAGCAGAAACTTGCAAAGCTCCAGAAAAGCCTCCCACTGTTAATTGCAGCAAAGATCTCATCATCATATTGCTGGTTGTAGTGGTTGCAGTCCAGATGTGGCTTCTGTTTGCTAAGTAG
- the LOC136541919 gene encoding chromatin remodeling protein EBS-like isoform X3, which translates to MAKTKQGKRDVDAYTIKGTNKVVRVGDCVLMRPATTDKPPYVARVERMESDGRGGVRVRVRWYYRPEEAKGGRRPFHGAKELFLSDHFDTQSAHTIEGKCIVHSFKSYTKLDNVGPEDFYCRFDYKAATGAFTPDRVAVYCKCEMPYNPDDLMVQCEGCKDWFHPSCMGMTIEQAKKIDHYMCSDCAKENGAKRPSNSYPVSPNSDSKLFLSSHGSESRSESQPLRPRLNQRGARDKMLWQKHPWQRRCGIYGVSSSLLVHIEILRCTLREKSQANCRTKLV; encoded by the exons ATGGCCAAGACGAAGCAAGGGAAGCGGGACGTCGACGCCTACACCATCAAGGGCACCAACAAGGTGGTCCGAG TGGGGGACTGCGTGCTGATGCGGCCGGCGACCACGGACAAGCCGCCGTACGTGGCGCGGGTGGAGCGGATGGAGTCGGACGGCCGCGGCGGCGTCCGGGTGCGGGTGCGCTGGTACTACCGCCCCGAGGAGGCCAAGGGCGGCCGCCGCCCTTTCCACGGCGCCAAGGAGCTCttcctctccgaccacttcgacaCGCAGAGCGCGCACACCATTGAGGGCAAGTGCATCGTTCACTCCTTCAAGAGCTACACCAAGCTCGACAACGTCGGCCCGGAGGACTTCTACTGCCGATTTGACTACAAGGCCGCCACCGGTGCATTCACCCCCGACCGTGTCGCAGT GTATTGCAAGTGTGAGATGCCGTACAACCCGGATGACCTCATGGTGCAGTGCGAAGGATGCAAGGACTG GTTCCATCCGTCTTGTATGGGAATGACCATTGAGCAAGCCAAAAAGATAGATCATTACATGTGCTCGGATTGTGCTAAAGAAAATGGTGCAAAGCGACCCTCAAATTCATACCCAGTTTCACCAAACTCTGATTCTAAG CTCTTCCTCTCTTCTCACGGTTCGGAGTCCAGATCGGAGAGCCAGCCCTTGCGACCAAG ATTGAATCAAAGAGGCGCAAGAGATAAAATGCTGTGGCAGAAGCATCCCTGGCAAAGGAGATGCGGTATTTATGGCGTCAGCTCCTCATTACTGGTGCATATTGAGATATTGAGATGTACACTGCGAGAGAAGAGCCAAGCCAATTGTAGGACAAAACTTGTTTGA
- the LOC136541919 gene encoding chromatin remodeling protein EBS-like isoform X5 → MAKTKQGKRDVDAYTIKGTNKVVRVGDCVLMRPATTDKPPYVARVERMESDGRGGVRVRVRWYYRPEEAKGGRRPFHGAKELFLSDHFDTQSAHTIEGKCIVHSFKSYTKLDNVGPEDFYCRFDYKAATGAFTPDRVAVYCKCEMPYNPDDLMVQCEGCKDWFHPSCMGMTIEQAKKIDHYMCSDCAKENGAKRPSNSYPVSPNSDSKIESKRRKR, encoded by the exons ATGGCCAAGACGAAGCAAGGGAAGCGGGACGTCGACGCCTACACCATCAAGGGCACCAACAAGGTGGTCCGAG TGGGGGACTGCGTGCTGATGCGGCCGGCGACCACGGACAAGCCGCCGTACGTGGCGCGGGTGGAGCGGATGGAGTCGGACGGCCGCGGCGGCGTCCGGGTGCGGGTGCGCTGGTACTACCGCCCCGAGGAGGCCAAGGGCGGCCGCCGCCCTTTCCACGGCGCCAAGGAGCTCttcctctccgaccacttcgacaCGCAGAGCGCGCACACCATTGAGGGCAAGTGCATCGTTCACTCCTTCAAGAGCTACACCAAGCTCGACAACGTCGGCCCGGAGGACTTCTACTGCCGATTTGACTACAAGGCCGCCACCGGTGCATTCACCCCCGACCGTGTCGCAGT GTATTGCAAGTGTGAGATGCCGTACAACCCGGATGACCTCATGGTGCAGTGCGAAGGATGCAAGGACTG GTTCCATCCGTCTTGTATGGGAATGACCATTGAGCAAGCCAAAAAGATAGATCATTACATGTGCTCGGATTGTGCTAAAGAAAATGGTGCAAAGCGACCCTCAAATTCATACCCAGTTTCACCAAACTCTGATTCTAAG ATTGAATCAAAGAGGCGCAAGAGATAA